In one window of Thunnus thynnus chromosome 23, fThuThy2.1, whole genome shotgun sequence DNA:
- the strap gene encoding serine-threonine kinase receptor-associated protein gives MAMRQTPLTCSGHTRPVVDLAFSGITPYGYFLISACKDGKPMLRQGDTGDWIGTFLGHKGAVWGATLNTDATKAATAAADFTAKVWDAVSGDEVLTLAHKHIVKTVTFTQDSNCLLTGGNDKLLRIYDLSNPEAAPQEIAGHTSAIKKALWCNNDKQILSAADDKTIRLWDRTSMEEVKTLAFDTSVSSMEYVADGEILVITYGKTIAFYNALSLDLIKTVEAPAPINSASLHPEKDFFVAGGEDFKLYKFDYSTKEELESYKGHFGPVHCVRFSPDGELYASGSEDGTLRLWQTAVGKTYGLWKCVLPDDLGTENSEQLYPSTPEIKA, from the exons ATGGCAATGAGACAGACTCCCCTCACCTGCTCCGGGCACACCCGGCCTGTGGTGGACCTCGCTTTCAGTGGAATCACTCCCTATGGTTACTTCCTCATCAGCGCCTGCAAAG atGGCAAGCCCATGTTGCGCCAGGGAGACACAGGGGACTGGATAGGAACGTTTCTGGGTCACAAAGGCGCTGTCTGGGGAGCCACTCTGAACACAGACGCCACCAAGGCAGCCACAGCTGCAGCTGACTTCACAGC AAAGGTGTGGGATGCAGTGAGTGGAGACGAGGTCCTCACactggcacacaaacacatcgtCAAGACTGTCACCTTTACTCAG GACAGCAACTGTCTGTTGACCGGAGGAAACGACAAGCTCCTGCGCATCTATGATCTCAGCAACCCTGAAGCAG CACCACAGGAGATTGCAGGTCACACCTCAGCCATCAAGAAAGCCCTGTGGTGCAACAACGACAAGCAGATCCTCTCCGCTGCCGACGACAAAACCATACG gctGTGGGACAGGACCTCCATGGAGGAGGTGAAGACGCTGGCGTTCGACACATCAGTGAGCAGCATGGAGTATGTGGCTGACGGAGAGATTCTCGTGATCACATACGGAAAGACGATCGCTTTCTACAATGCTCTGAG CCTGGACCTGATCAAGACTGTGGAGGCCCCAGCTCCCATCAACTCAGCCTCCCTCCACCCAGAGAAGGACTTCTTTGTCGCTGGTGGAGAAGACTTCAAGCTTTACAAATTTGACTACAGCACCAAGGAAGAGCTGG AGTCCTATAAGGGTCACTTTGGTCCAGTGCACTGTGTACGCTTCAGCCCTGATGGTGAGCTGTACGCCAGCGGCTCTGAGGACGGCACGCTGCGACTGTGGCAGACAGCGGTGGGGAAAACCTACGGCCTGTGGAAGTGTGTCCTTCCCG ACGACTTGGGGACAGAGAACTCTGAGCAGCTGTACCCTTCGACCCCTGAGATCAAAGCCTGA